From one Streptomyces sp. Q6 genomic stretch:
- a CDS encoding DUF4190 domain-containing protein: MSHSTSPAASSRSGSNGLAIAGLACGIIGLLFLPIVLGPLAVIFGAVGMRQSGAKGGGGMAKAGVILGVIDIIIFIVLIAVAASSGGFSWYVGG, from the coding sequence ATGAGTCACAGCACCTCTCCGGCCGCCTCTTCGCGGTCGGGTTCCAATGGTCTCGCCATCGCCGGACTGGCCTGCGGGATCATCGGCCTTCTGTTCCTCCCCATCGTCCTGGGTCCGCTCGCCGTCATCTTCGGCGCGGTGGGCATGCGGCAGTCCGGGGCCAAGGGGGGCGGCGGGATGGCGAAGGCGGGTGTCATTCTGGGTGTCATCGACATCATCATCTTCATCGTCCTGATAGCCGTCGCGGCTTCTTCGGGCGGGTTCAGCTGGTATGTCGGCGGCTGA
- a CDS encoding LacI family DNA-binding transcriptional regulator has product MSARQKLAHVAKKAGVSEATVSRVLNERPGVSEATRQSVLTALDVLGYERPTQLRGERSRLVGLVLPELQNPIFPAFAEVIGGALAQQGLTPLLCTQTKGGVSEADYMDLLLQQQVSGVVFAGGLFAEADAPHEHYRRLAERKIPAVFVNASLAGLDFPCVACDDAVAVEQAWRHLASLGHERIGLLLGPGDHVPSRRKLAAARIVARTMGTEVDDALVERSIFSLEGGQASATRLLERGVTGIVCASDPLALGAIRAARRRGLSVPEDLSVVGFDDSAFMTCTDPPLSTVRQPIEAMGRAAVELLSAQIQGTPTHRGELLFEPELVVRGSTGVCPRPGPGEGSERGRQNGGRPGGIPLPVRLEKFD; this is encoded by the coding sequence GTGAGCGCACGGCAGAAACTCGCTCACGTCGCGAAGAAGGCCGGGGTGAGCGAGGCGACGGTCAGCCGGGTCCTCAACGAACGCCCCGGCGTCTCGGAGGCCACCCGGCAGTCGGTGCTCACCGCACTGGACGTGCTCGGCTACGAACGCCCGACCCAACTGCGTGGCGAACGCTCACGCCTCGTCGGCCTCGTGCTGCCGGAGCTGCAGAACCCGATCTTCCCGGCGTTCGCCGAGGTCATCGGCGGCGCGCTCGCACAGCAGGGGCTGACACCCCTGCTGTGCACACAGACCAAGGGAGGTGTCTCCGAGGCGGACTACATGGACCTGCTGCTCCAGCAGCAGGTGTCCGGAGTGGTCTTCGCCGGCGGTCTCTTCGCGGAGGCCGACGCCCCGCACGAGCACTACCGCAGGCTCGCGGAGCGGAAGATCCCCGCCGTGTTCGTCAACGCGTCGCTCGCCGGCCTCGACTTCCCCTGCGTCGCCTGCGACGACGCGGTCGCCGTCGAACAGGCCTGGCGCCATCTGGCCTCGCTGGGGCACGAGCGGATCGGCCTGCTGCTGGGGCCCGGCGACCACGTGCCCTCGCGCCGCAAGCTCGCGGCCGCCCGGATCGTGGCGCGGACCATGGGCACGGAGGTGGACGACGCCCTCGTCGAACGGTCGATCTTCTCGCTGGAGGGCGGCCAGGCCTCCGCAACCCGCCTCCTGGAGCGCGGCGTCACCGGCATCGTCTGCGCGAGCGACCCGCTCGCCCTGGGAGCCATCAGGGCGGCCCGCCGCCGCGGCCTGTCCGTACCCGAGGATCTGTCGGTCGTCGGGTTCGACGACTCCGCGTTCATGACGTGCACGGATCCGCCGCTGTCGACGGTGCGCCAGCCCATCGAGGCGATGGGGCGCGCCGCGGTCGAGCTGCTCAGCGCCCAGATCCAGGGCACGCCGACGCACCGCGGCGAGCTGCTCTTCGAGCCCGAACTCGTCGTCCGCGGCTCGACGGGCGTGTGCCCACGCCCCGGCCCCGGAGAGGGCTCGGAACGTGGGCGACAGAACGGTGGGAGGCCGGGGGGAATTCCCCTGCCGGTACGCCTGGAGAAATTCGATTAA
- a CDS encoding glycoside hydrolase family 13 protein, with protein sequence MAALPSHRTDDWWRDAVIYQVYPRSFADGDGDGTGDLAGVRAHLSYLRELGVDAVWFTPWYVSPLVDGGYDVADYRTIDPAFGTLEEAEKLISEAAEFGIRVVVDIVPNHVSDQHAWFRAALAAGPGSPERELFHFRPGRGEHGELPPNNWPSQFAGATWTRVPDGEWYLHLFTPEQPDLNWAHPAVRKEHEDVLRFWFERGVAGVRIDSAALLAKHPGLPDFEEGVDPHPYIDQDEIHDIYRSWRAIADEYGGVFVGEVWLPDAERFARYLRPDELHTAFNFNFLACPWDAGRLRRTIDDTLAEHAPVQAPATWVLCNHDVTRTVTRYGRADTGFDFAAKAFGTPTDLDLGTRRARAAALLTLALPGSVYLYQGEELGLPEADIPRDRIEDPMHFRSGGTDPGRDGCRVPLPWTADAPHFGFGSRGEPWLPQPDDWGRYAVDEQLATPDSMLALYRTALLLRRSVAGFGDGPMTWLPSDDAVLAFARPHGLVCVVNLAAEPAALPPYERLILSSGPLDGQGRLPSDTAVWLQT encoded by the coding sequence GTGGCAGCCCTTCCCTCCCACCGCACCGACGACTGGTGGCGCGACGCCGTCATCTACCAGGTGTATCCACGCAGCTTCGCGGACGGAGACGGCGACGGCACCGGGGACCTGGCGGGCGTCCGCGCCCACCTGTCGTATCTGCGCGAACTCGGCGTCGACGCCGTGTGGTTCACCCCCTGGTACGTGTCCCCGCTGGTCGACGGCGGCTACGACGTGGCCGACTACCGCACCATCGACCCCGCCTTCGGCACCCTCGAAGAGGCCGAGAAACTGATCTCCGAGGCCGCCGAGTTCGGGATCCGGGTCGTCGTCGACATCGTCCCGAACCATGTGTCCGACCAGCACGCCTGGTTCCGGGCCGCGCTGGCGGCCGGACCCGGCAGCCCCGAGCGGGAGCTGTTCCACTTCAGGCCCGGCCGCGGCGAGCACGGCGAACTCCCGCCGAACAACTGGCCGTCCCAGTTCGCCGGGGCCACCTGGACCCGCGTCCCCGACGGCGAGTGGTACCTGCACCTGTTCACCCCCGAGCAGCCCGACCTCAACTGGGCCCACCCCGCCGTGCGCAAGGAACACGAGGACGTGCTCCGCTTCTGGTTCGAGCGCGGTGTCGCGGGCGTGCGCATCGACTCCGCCGCCCTGCTCGCCAAGCACCCGGGGCTCCCCGACTTCGAGGAGGGCGTCGACCCGCACCCGTACATCGACCAGGACGAGATCCACGACATCTACCGCTCGTGGCGGGCCATCGCCGACGAGTACGGGGGCGTGTTCGTCGGCGAGGTGTGGCTGCCCGACGCCGAACGCTTCGCCCGGTACCTGCGCCCCGACGAACTGCACACCGCCTTCAACTTCAACTTCCTCGCCTGCCCCTGGGACGCCGGACGGCTGCGCCGCACCATCGACGACACCCTCGCCGAGCACGCCCCCGTCCAGGCCCCGGCGACCTGGGTCCTGTGCAACCACGACGTGACCCGCACCGTGACCCGCTACGGCCGCGCCGACACCGGCTTCGACTTCGCGGCGAAGGCCTTCGGCACCCCCACCGACCTGGACCTCGGCACCCGGCGCGCCCGCGCCGCCGCCCTGCTCACACTGGCCCTGCCGGGCTCGGTCTACCTCTACCAGGGTGAGGAGCTAGGCCTGCCCGAGGCGGACATCCCGCGCGACCGCATCGAGGACCCGATGCACTTCCGCTCCGGCGGCACCGACCCGGGGCGCGACGGCTGCCGGGTGCCGCTGCCCTGGACCGCCGACGCACCCCACTTCGGCTTCGGCTCCCGCGGCGAGCCGTGGCTGCCGCAGCCCGACGACTGGGGCCGCTACGCCGTCGACGAGCAGCTCGCGACCCCCGACTCCATGCTCGCCCTCTACCGCACGGCCCTGCTGCTGCGCCGCTCCGTGGCCGGCTTCGGGGACGGGCCGATGACCTGGCTCCCCTCGGACGACGCGGTGCTCGCGTTCGCCCGGCCGCACGGCCTCGTCTGCGTCGTCAACCTCGCTGCCGAGCCCGCCGCGCTCCCGCCGTACGAGAGGCTGATCCTCAGCAGCGGACCGCTCGACGGGCAGGGAAGACTGCCCAGTGACACGGCGGTCTGGCTCCAGACGTGA
- a CDS encoding carbohydrate ABC transporter permease yields the protein MPHTKRRGAWADGHARTIVSPLELKSRWGRKIYWTLLATVLIGFTLIFVFPLYWMVTGAMKTGEEIAQMPPTLFPESPDFSVFTDAWELFDIGTLLKNTLFYAVGAWLFALAVDVSAAYALSKLRPMFGNVILAGMLATLMIPPIVVMIPAYITVTDVPIFGWHLLNSPWAIWFPVAANGFNIFLLKRFFDSIPNEILEAAEIDGVPPWRVLVSIILPISRPILGVVSIFTVVLVFKDFVWPLLVLPDSDKMTLSVGLSQTAGAVTQNQIMAGLVIASVPMIIVFLFFQRSIMAGLTAGSLKG from the coding sequence ATGCCGCACACGAAACGCCGGGGCGCCTGGGCCGACGGCCACGCCCGCACCATCGTCTCGCCGCTGGAGCTGAAGTCCCGCTGGGGCAGGAAGATCTACTGGACGCTGCTCGCGACCGTACTGATCGGCTTCACCCTGATCTTCGTCTTCCCCCTCTACTGGATGGTCACCGGGGCGATGAAGACGGGCGAGGAGATCGCCCAGATGCCGCCCACCCTGTTCCCCGAGTCACCCGACTTCTCGGTGTTCACCGACGCCTGGGAACTCTTCGACATCGGGACCCTGCTGAAGAACACGCTGTTCTACGCGGTCGGCGCCTGGCTGTTCGCCCTCGCCGTGGACGTGTCCGCCGCCTACGCGCTGTCCAAGCTCCGGCCGATGTTCGGCAACGTGATCCTGGCCGGCATGCTCGCCACGCTGATGATCCCGCCGATCGTCGTGATGATCCCCGCGTACATCACCGTGACCGACGTGCCGATCTTCGGCTGGCACCTGCTCAACTCGCCCTGGGCGATCTGGTTCCCGGTGGCCGCGAACGGCTTCAACATCTTCCTCCTGAAGCGCTTCTTCGACTCCATCCCGAACGAGATCCTCGAAGCGGCCGAGATCGACGGCGTGCCCCCGTGGCGTGTCCTCGTGTCGATCATCTTGCCGATCTCCCGGCCGATCCTCGGCGTGGTCTCCATCTTCACGGTCGTCCTGGTCTTCAAGGACTTCGTCTGGCCGCTGCTCGTCCTGCCCGACAGCGACAAGATGACCCTCAGCGTCGGCCTGTCCCAGACCGCGGGCGCCGTGACGCAGAACCAGATCATGGCCGGGCTCGTGATCGCCAGCGTCCCGATGATCATCGTGTTCCTCTTCTTCCAGCGCAGCATCATGGCGGGCCTCACCGCCGGCAGCCTCAAGGGCTGA
- a CDS encoding sugar ABC transporter permease, with protein METLTKEPTRQAAPPRGPRPPTKRRRGARRNLIAYGFLCAALFCFAMFAWWPIIREVVLSFQQTNLVDDPEWVGLDNFRTVVDDPAFGQAWRNTLVFTLLALLCGYVVPFAVAIVLNELRHARAYLRFVVYLPVMLPPIVSVLLFRWFYDPGPGLFNQALDLVGLPTLSWLDSTSTALISLVIVSTWMNLGSGVLIYLAALQNIPGDLYEAAELDGAGILKRIWHVTIPQTRLILLLMLMLQIVATMQVFIEPFMLTGGGPENATVTVVYLMYQYAFVYGGNYGAGSALGLMLMVVLLAVAAVQLRLTREEN; from the coding sequence ATGGAAACACTCACCAAGGAGCCGACGCGGCAGGCCGCGCCGCCCCGCGGGCCACGGCCGCCGACCAAGCGCCGCCGCGGCGCACGGCGGAACCTGATCGCCTACGGGTTCCTGTGCGCCGCGCTGTTCTGCTTCGCCATGTTCGCCTGGTGGCCGATCATCAGGGAGGTCGTCCTCAGCTTCCAGCAGACCAACCTGGTCGACGACCCCGAGTGGGTGGGCCTGGACAACTTCCGTACGGTCGTGGACGATCCGGCGTTCGGCCAGGCCTGGCGCAACACCCTCGTCTTCACGCTGCTCGCGCTGCTCTGCGGCTACGTGGTGCCGTTCGCCGTCGCGATCGTCCTGAACGAACTCCGGCACGCCCGCGCCTACCTGAGGTTCGTCGTCTACCTCCCGGTGATGCTGCCGCCGATCGTCTCCGTGCTGCTGTTCCGCTGGTTCTACGATCCCGGACCCGGCCTGTTCAACCAGGCACTGGACCTCGTCGGCCTGCCGACCCTGTCCTGGCTCGACTCCACCAGCACCGCGCTGATCTCCCTCGTGATCGTCTCGACGTGGATGAACCTCGGCTCCGGCGTGCTGATCTACCTGGCCGCGTTGCAGAACATCCCCGGCGACCTGTACGAGGCCGCCGAACTCGACGGCGCCGGGATCCTGAAGCGGATCTGGCACGTCACCATCCCGCAGACCCGGCTGATCCTGCTGCTGATGTTGATGCTCCAGATCGTCGCCACGATGCAGGTCTTCATCGAGCCGTTCATGCTCACCGGCGGCGGCCCGGAGAACGCGACGGTCACCGTCGTCTACCTCATGTACCAGTACGCCTTCGTCTACGGCGGCAACTACGGGGCCGGCAGCGCGCTCGGCCTGATGCTGATGGTCGTCCTGCTGGCGGTCGCCGCGGTCCAGCTCCGGCTGACCCGAGAGGAGAACTAG
- a CDS encoding ABC transporter substrate-binding protein codes for MKPRNLAILLATGLAFTATACGGDSSGDAGGDVTITVACQPAKTAPKTRKAWDDDVATFEKAHPGVRVKSTDQQPCFDPKTFAAKLAGGQMETVFVVPVTNYADVIAKRQAKDITGQTKLVKNYGDIKQDVRDMVTKDGKVYGIPNVSYSVGLVYNRKLFKQAGLDPDTPPATWDEVRAAAKKVAGLGDGYVGYGEYGGGNVGGWHFAQSLFSRGGEMVTDHKAAFNSPEGKAVLQTLHDMRWKDDSTGSKVLIGWESLMQQMAAGKTGMMLGAPDVVTDVVQKFQGKAEDYGITAIPDGKASLTGGEAYMINPKANAAQTKAALQWIDFEFNTPGKGRLDFARGKANGEAVGVPNNDYMGDSATGKAIIEGRKANAALPVENYEPYVAATGITPKLEPEKAQELYAVLDVAMSAVLTRENADIDKLLSDAESKANSILAKS; via the coding sequence ATGAAGCCCCGTAACCTCGCGATCCTTCTCGCGACAGGTCTCGCATTCACCGCCACCGCCTGCGGGGGTGACTCGTCCGGCGATGCCGGCGGAGACGTCACGATCACCGTGGCGTGCCAGCCGGCCAAGACCGCGCCGAAGACGCGCAAGGCGTGGGACGACGATGTCGCCACGTTCGAGAAGGCGCACCCGGGCGTGCGGGTCAAGAGCACCGACCAGCAGCCGTGCTTCGACCCGAAGACCTTCGCCGCGAAGCTGGCCGGCGGCCAGATGGAGACCGTCTTCGTGGTGCCGGTCACCAACTACGCCGACGTCATCGCCAAGCGGCAGGCCAAGGACATCACCGGCCAGACGAAGCTGGTGAAGAACTACGGCGACATCAAGCAGGACGTCCGCGACATGGTCACCAAGGACGGCAAGGTCTACGGCATCCCCAACGTCAGCTACAGCGTGGGCCTCGTCTACAACCGCAAGCTGTTCAAGCAGGCCGGACTCGACCCGGACACCCCGCCCGCCACGTGGGACGAGGTGCGCGCGGCGGCCAAGAAGGTCGCGGGCCTCGGCGACGGCTACGTCGGCTACGGCGAGTACGGCGGCGGCAACGTCGGCGGCTGGCACTTCGCGCAGTCCCTGTTCAGCCGCGGCGGCGAGATGGTCACCGACCACAAGGCCGCGTTCAACAGCCCCGAGGGCAAAGCCGTGTTGCAGACCCTGCACGACATGCGGTGGAAGGACGACAGCACCGGCAGCAAGGTGCTCATCGGCTGGGAGTCGCTGATGCAGCAGATGGCCGCGGGGAAGACGGGCATGATGCTCGGCGCCCCGGACGTCGTCACCGACGTCGTCCAGAAGTTCCAGGGCAAGGCCGAGGACTACGGGATCACGGCGATACCCGACGGCAAGGCGTCGCTCACCGGCGGCGAGGCCTACATGATCAACCCGAAGGCGAACGCCGCCCAGACCAAGGCGGCGCTGCAATGGATCGACTTCGAGTTCAACACCCCCGGCAAGGGCCGCCTCGACTTCGCCCGGGGCAAGGCCAACGGCGAGGCCGTCGGCGTCCCGAACAACGACTACATGGGTGACTCCGCGACCGGCAAGGCCATCATCGAGGGCCGCAAGGCGAACGCCGCCCTCCCGGTCGAGAACTACGAGCCCTACGTCGCCGCCACCGGCATCACGCCCAAGCTGGAGCCCGAGAAGGCCCAGGAGCTGTACGCCGTCCTGGACGTGGCCATGTCCGCGGTCCTGACCAGGGAGAACGCCGACATCGACAAGCTGCTCTCGGACGCCGAGTCCAAGGCCAACTCGATTCTGGCCAAGAGCTGA
- a CDS encoding discoidin domain-containing protein yields MNRSVMRTSFPALPRSSYVLALAVALVGTVVGAAAPAAAAPSGASLPFTSVEAESATTTGQKIGPDQTQGTLASEASGRQAVRLDAGRSVEFTLTAAANAVNVAANVPDGQSGTLTVYVNGTRLDRSLAVTSKYSYVDTPWIAGAKTHHFFDNARLLLGRDLQAGDKVRFEAASTQVTVDVADFEQVAAPAARPSGSVSVVDKGADPTGRQDSTQAFRDAIATARSSGGTVWIPPGDFTLGSELSGVENVTIQGAGSWHSVVRSSRFINQSSSAGRVHLKDFAVIGEVTERVDNNPDNFVNGSLGPGSSVSGMWLQHLKVGLWLTGNNDNLVVENNRILDTTADGLNLNGTARGVTVRNNFLRNQGDDSLAMWSLNTTNSDSTFANNTISQPNLANGIAIYGGRDITVRDNLVQDTNALGSGIAISNQKFLDPFLPLAGTITVSGNTLVRTGAMNPNWNHPMGALRVDAYDSAIDATVNITDTTIKDSPYSAYEFVSGGGTGKAVRNVTVSGSTVDRVGTVVVQAETPGAVKFSDVKATGVGAAGVYNCPYPSGSGTFTLTDGGGNAGWDTVWADCASWPRPGGGNPDPGPDPTVNLAKGRTATATGATDVYTPGKAVDGDAGSYWESTNNAFPQAITVDLGASKAVRRVVLKLPPSAAWEARTQTLSLQGGTDDSSFTTLAASKDYRFDPASGNTVTVTLPDSAPATRYLRVRVTANSAWPAAQFSEVEAYLG; encoded by the coding sequence ATGAATCGCAGTGTCATGCGCACGTCATTTCCCGCGCTTCCGCGCAGTTCGTACGTCCTCGCCCTCGCCGTCGCGCTCGTGGGCACCGTCGTCGGCGCCGCGGCGCCCGCGGCCGCCGCACCGTCCGGCGCGAGCCTCCCCTTCACCTCCGTGGAGGCGGAGTCCGCCACCACCACCGGGCAGAAGATCGGCCCCGACCAGACCCAGGGCACCCTCGCCTCCGAGGCGTCGGGACGGCAGGCCGTCCGCCTGGACGCGGGCCGGAGCGTCGAGTTCACCCTGACCGCGGCCGCGAACGCCGTGAACGTCGCGGCCAACGTGCCTGACGGACAGAGCGGCACGCTCACCGTCTACGTGAACGGCACCAGGCTCGACCGATCCCTCGCCGTCACCTCCAAGTACAGCTATGTCGACACCCCGTGGATCGCGGGCGCCAAGACGCATCACTTCTTCGACAACGCCCGCCTCCTGCTCGGCCGCGACCTCCAGGCCGGCGACAAGGTGAGATTCGAGGCGGCATCCACGCAAGTCACCGTCGACGTGGCCGACTTCGAGCAGGTGGCCGCCCCGGCCGCGCGGCCCTCGGGGTCCGTCTCCGTCGTCGACAAGGGCGCCGACCCCACCGGCCGACAGGACTCCACGCAGGCCTTCCGCGACGCGATCGCCACCGCCCGGAGCAGCGGCGGCACGGTGTGGATCCCGCCGGGCGACTTCACGCTGGGCTCCGAGCTGAGCGGCGTGGAGAACGTGACGATCCAGGGCGCCGGAAGCTGGCACTCGGTGGTGCGCTCCTCGCGGTTCATCAACCAGTCGAGCTCCGCGGGACGGGTCCACCTCAAGGACTTCGCGGTCATCGGCGAGGTCACCGAGCGCGTCGACAACAACCCGGACAACTTCGTCAACGGCTCGCTGGGCCCCGGCTCCTCGGTCTCGGGGATGTGGCTGCAACACCTGAAGGTCGGCCTGTGGCTGACCGGCAACAACGACAACCTCGTCGTCGAGAACAACCGCATCCTCGACACCACGGCCGACGGCCTCAACCTCAACGGCACGGCCAGGGGCGTCACCGTACGGAACAACTTCCTGCGCAACCAGGGCGACGACTCGCTCGCCATGTGGTCCCTCAACACCACCAACAGCGACTCGACGTTCGCGAACAACACGATCTCGCAGCCCAACCTCGCCAACGGCATCGCGATCTACGGCGGCCGCGACATCACCGTCAGGGACAACCTGGTGCAGGACACCAACGCCCTGGGCAGCGGCATCGCGATCTCCAACCAGAAGTTCCTCGACCCGTTCCTGCCGCTCGCCGGCACCATCACGGTCTCCGGCAACACACTCGTGCGGACCGGCGCGATGAACCCCAACTGGAACCATCCGATGGGCGCGCTGCGCGTCGACGCGTACGACAGCGCCATCGACGCCACCGTGAACATCACGGACACCACCATCAAGGACAGCCCCTACAGCGCCTACGAGTTCGTGTCCGGCGGCGGCACCGGCAAGGCCGTCAGGAACGTCACCGTCAGCGGGTCGACCGTCGACCGCGTCGGCACGGTCGTCGTCCAGGCCGAGACACCCGGCGCCGTGAAGTTCAGCGACGTCAAGGCCACGGGCGTCGGCGCGGCCGGTGTCTACAACTGCCCCTATCCGTCGGGATCCGGCACCTTCACCCTCACCGACGGCGGCGGCAACGCGGGCTGGGACACCGTCTGGGCCGACTGCGCGAGCTGGCCCCGGCCGGGCGGCGGGAACCCCGACCCCGGCCCCGATCCGACCGTGAACCTCGCCAAGGGCCGTACGGCGACCGCGACCGGTGCGACCGATGTCTACACGCCCGGCAAGGCGGTCGACGGTGACGCCGGCAGCTACTGGGAGTCCACCAACAACGCCTTCCCGCAGGCGATCACGGTCGACCTCGGCGCGTCGAAGGCCGTGCGCCGCGTCGTCCTGAAGCTGCCGCCGTCGGCGGCCTGGGAGGCCCGGACGCAGACGCTCTCCCTCCAGGGCGGCACCGACGACTCGTCGTTCACCACCCTGGCCGCCTCGAAGGACTACCGCTTCGACCCGGCGAGCGGCAACACCGTGACCGTCACCCTGCCCGACAGCGCGCCCGCGACCCGGTACCTGCGGGTGCGCGTGACCGCCAACTCGGCCTGGCCCGCTGCCCAGTTCAGCGAGGTCGAGGCGTACCTCGGCTGA